The following nucleotide sequence is from Mangifera indica cultivar Alphonso chromosome 17, CATAS_Mindica_2.1, whole genome shotgun sequence.
tattatatgaattaataatagacataaatacaaatatattaaataatagtatattataatgtaattgaatgttatgcaattagatattattttatttataatttaaaatcattttattacgtaataatatatcaacgtttatatttatgtatttgtacTCATTTATATACAAGAGTTTGGGATAgtcatcatattaattaataaaattatatacacttataataaatctcaatttataaattaatatcaaataaaataatatttaattatataattattagtatttatatcattattatcagtatataaattagtacTCAATATAATTAAGTCCCTATTAGAGTACTGAGACAAGTTGAGTACaatatgattaaactttataaGTCTTTATATTGATTAATGTATCTGAATTCAGattgtaaaataatatgtataaaatccACCAAGACTAATTGCTTCAAATATACGACATTGCTTGGAACTCAATTATAACACAACAAATTAGATAGCCATTTAggtaaatatttttactaaagatattaatcatatttgctaaaattatttagataaatattaagcagatttataatatatttataatatactaTTAGTTTGACAATTATATATCGAAtagtttaaaatgttaattaaccGAGCACTCTTTGGGAAGGCCTTGGGGAAATCGCTTTGTGTCAGTGCAGTAATTGTAAATCATGTAGTTGTTTTGCACCCATTTGAGTTTCTTTTTGCCGCCGGAATCCAATCCTTGATTGAACCAATCACCTCGAGGGGGTGAGCTTGAAGTGCAAGAAGATTTTCCAGAGGACCAGACACAAGCTTCGGCATTAAAGTTCCTGTAAGAGGCCGTGAAAGGAGCTTTGCTCCAGTCTGTCTTGATAAGTCCGCCTCTTGTAGCCCAGTCGTCGGCATTCCAGATACTTGATTGTATCCTCATCGGTTGGTTTTTTGGAAATGGGACGCCCATGCTCTCCAGGTTTTTGAACTCTCTAATCGGTGTCCCATCGACAGAGAAACTGAAATGCAATAAAATAACagaaaatgttaataaattttatctgtttattcttttattgtCACCTCATTCAGAATTTAAGATATATGTAAAATCAGTTTGTGTGTAATGAATTTACATGATGTGTTGGGGGTTCCAAAGGACGGAGTAGGTGTGAAAATCTTGAGTGGGATCGAACCAGAGGTGAAACTGTTGCTCTCTGTCACCTTTGCCTTGGCTATAAACGTTGGTGTGAAGGGTGTAAGGCTCACCGCTCAGGTTTCCCAAGAATTCAAAGTCTATTTCGTCCCATGCTGCCCCTTTTGAGCGTAACTGCAGCAACATATATCAAGAAGAAAACATATGCATAATTTCTCGTATCctgaaacaaacaaaattcgGAATGAAATGAAACTTACATAGTAAGCAGTGACAGTGCCAGCAGAGTTTCCAGGGACAAGCTTGAGCTGCATATCAATCTTGCCGAATAAATACTCATTCCTGGACTGAAATCCTGAGCCGGAATTATGGTCCAGAGAGAGAGTAAGAAGCTTATCATTATCGAGTATTTTACCACGACCATCTCCCCATGTGATTTCAAATTCTTGGTTAAAATTCCCGGCAGAAACAACTATTATAGACCCAAGCAAAACTATTAAAGAGAGAGAACCCATTTTTATTTcgttttaaactttgaaattatGCGGTGTGCATGcattgaagaaaatatataaaggaaATATGGACAAATGAAAGGGGGAAAAGGACAATGTCCCGCCCAAGTTTTGTTGAATGATTAATATAAAGCCATGGCAAATGAAAAACCAAATACCCACTCAAAGTTTACTTTATTAGACACATTCACATATTTTTTGTTAGggttatcaataatattaaaataattaaaaatttatctcattttccctctttaatttataaaactaatatttttctcttgaattaagttttaaaaaattcactttttctccCGAAATCCAACCACTTTCTCTGACGATAGATGACCAATGATGAAAGAGGCTTCGTCTAGAGGTCATCCTCTGAATGACAATCATCGTCCAAGTATAACAACTGTCATCCAAAGGAGAGTCATTTAGATTGGACGACAAGCGTTGTCCTCACTGGATGACAAGGGTTGTCCATAATGGACATTGAACCTCATCTAGAGAATGGATGACGCACCATCAAATAGTGAAGGATAACGAGTGTCATCTAGATTTAGATAACGCTCGTCATCATTTAACCTCTAGCCACGTCGGTCGTTAATAGCTCGAGGgcaagtgaagaaaaaattagggatttgggggggggggggggaggagttacttttcaaagtccAGGTATGAaggttaaatgttaatttttaaaatctgaaagagaaaaaaagataaaattatatattttttaatattattattaaatgatgattttacc
It contains:
- the LOC123200217 gene encoding probable xyloglucan endotransglucosylase/hydrolase protein 23 → MGSLSLIVLLGSIIVVSAGNFNQEFEITWGDGRGKILDNDKLLTLSLDHNSGSGFQSRNEYLFGKIDMQLKLVPGNSAGTVTAYYLRSKGAAWDEIDFEFLGNLSGEPYTLHTNVYSQGKGDREQQFHLWFDPTQDFHTYSVLWNPQHIIFSVDGTPIREFKNLESMGVPFPKNQPMRIQSSIWNADDWATRGGLIKTDWSKAPFTASYRNFNAEACVWSSGKSSCTSSSPPRGDWFNQGLDSGGKKKLKWVQNNYMIYNYCTDTKRFPQGLPKECSVN